In one Pogona vitticeps strain Pit_001003342236 chromosome 14, PviZW2.1, whole genome shotgun sequence genomic region, the following are encoded:
- the PHETA1 gene encoding sesquipedalian-1 has protein sequence MKINERSLAFYATCDSPTDCAGFLYKKGERNTAYHRRWFVLKGNMLFYFEDRESREPVGVIILEGCTVELCESTEEFAFAIKFDCTKSRTYILAAESQAAMEGWVKSLSRASFGYLRLVVRELEKQLEEVQRSLSGHHRVQRQAPLYRKNKTAPNLERMALGTDSSQEKTTLPVCIPAKENGCALWNNSEGPASLPAGYPQTERWGTRTCGANSLDGVLKPPPLPPRRRALSSHSCNSGSLDGPVYPSGTCFSKLHDWYGREILELRRVWLDGQNGSSL, from the coding sequence ATGAAGATCAACGAGAGAAGCTTGGCGTTCTACGCTACCTGCGACTCGCCCACTGATTGCGCTGGCTTCCTCTACAAGAAGGGCGAGCGCAACACGGCCTACCACCGCCGTTGGTTCGTGCTGAAGGGCAACATGCTTTTCTATTTCGAAGACCGAGAAAGCCGAGAGCCGGTGGGGGTCATCATCCTGGAAGGGTGCACGGTGGAGCTGTGCGAGTCCACTGAGGAGTTCGCCTTCGCAATCAAGTTCGATTGCACCAAGTCGCGCACCTACATTCTGGCGGCCGAGAGCCAGGCTGCCATGGAAGGCTGGGTCAAGTCTCTCTCGCGGGCCAGCTTCGGCTACTTGCGCCTGGTGGTGAGGGAACTGGAGAAGCAGCTGGAAGAGGTCCAGAGGAGTCTCTCCGGCCACCACCGAGTCCAGAGGCAGGCACCACTTTACCGGAAAAACAAAACGGCTCCCAATTTGGAGCGGATGGCCTTAGGTACGGATTCGTCGCAAGAGAAGACCACGCTCCCAGTGTGCATTCCGGCTAAAGAAAACGGTTGTGCCCTGTGGAATAATTCGGAAGGCCCGGCCAGCCTGCCAGCAGGATACCCCCAAACTGAGCGATGGGGCACAAGGACCTGTGGGGCCAACAGCCTCGATGGGGTGCTCAAACCTCCGCCTTTGCCCCCTCGGAGAAGGGCTCTGTCAAGCCACTCCTGCAACTCGGGAAGCCTCGATGGCCCCGTGTATCCAAGCGGGACTTGTTTTTCCAAACTCCACGATTGGTACGGCCGGGAGATTCTTGAACTGAGGAGGGTGTGGCTGGATGGG